From one Lolium rigidum isolate FL_2022 chromosome 4, APGP_CSIRO_Lrig_0.1, whole genome shotgun sequence genomic stretch:
- the LOC124706873 gene encoding pentatricopeptide repeat-containing protein At3g49240, mitochondrial-like, translating into MSLSKHLSARRLLPALFPLAHADAASAAASRRARRRDAFVSTPPAPPPSPSSVRLAEPLPSLAPSRLALHNRILALLSPPAAAPAEARDDLAEAALLTRHALHSNCRPSSFTCVAVLAALLRARRLDDFFALHRFSIQAAVAPTAATHALYLSALAARRLPDSALLHLRQIARAGSPVPPSPTAYRVVVKCLVADHGRLHHAIELKDEMLASGFVGPDPHVYSLLMAGCVQAGDGAKAVELYQELQHKLGGEPVLDGIVYGSLMKAYFLMGMEEKAMECYEEVLGPESEVRFGAESYNEVVDALGQNDMLQDALKLFDRMLAQHDHPLRVAVDVRSFSVMVDAYCAAGKFEDAIAVFCRMGDYKVVPDVAAYNNLIRHLGLNRLVDEAEVLHKEMGEHSLVADEETHVLLMDACFRADRPDDGVSYFDKMSELGLKPEASHYHKIVDGLTGLSLLDKAQEYFDQMKEKEINPIIATYETLLKACVGVTRLDDAAKVAKGILLDENVIFTDEMRELLEGALRGEGREEDIAKLYEDVEREKAEAAVQAAEEKARAEAQAREERAARRAEAAAKDEAAAKASAAAIEAILGHRRRTEGETEASASTPNALDGGLLSRLGLRSSGEGVLQDIPPLRAETKGDGQE; encoded by the coding sequence ATGTCGCTCTCCAAGCATCtctccgcgcgccgcctcctGCCGGCGCTCTTCCCGCTCGCCCACGccgacgccgcctccgccgcggcctCCCGCCGGGCGCGCCGCCGCGACGCGTTCGTCTcgacgccgcccgcgccgccgccctccccgagCTCCGTGCGCCTCGCGGAGCCCCTCCCCTCGCTGGCCCCCTCCCGCCTCGCGCTCCACAACCGCATCCTCGCGCTCCTctccccacccgccgccgcccccgccgaggCCCGCGACGACCTAGCCGAGGCCGCGCTCCTCACCCGCCACGCGCTCCACTCCAACTGCCGCCCGTCCTCCTTCACCTGCGTGGCCGTCCTCGCCGCGctcctccgcgcgcgccgcctcgaCGACTTCTTCGCGCTCCACCGCTTCTCCATCCAGGCCGCCGTCGCGcccaccgccgccacccacgCGCTCTACCTCTCCGCGCTCGCCGCGCGCCGCCTGCCCGACTCcgcgctcctccacctccgccagatCGCCCGCGCTGGCTCCCCAGTGCCCCCCTCCCCGACCGCCTACCGCGTGGTCGTCAAGTGCCTCGTAGCGGACCACGGCCGCCTCCACCACGCCATCGAGCTCAAGGACGAGATGCTCGCTTCCGGGTTCGTCGGGCCCGATCCCCATGTCTACAGCCTCCTCATGGCTGGATGCGTGCAAGCTGGGGATGGGGCAAAAGCCGTGGAGCTGTACCAGGAACTGCAGCACAAGCTTGGTGGCGAGCCAGTTCTCGATGGCATCGTCTACGGCAGCCTCATGAAGGCCTACTTCCTCATGGGAATGGAGGAGAAGGCGATGGAGTGCTACGAGGAGGTGCTCGGCCCGGAGTCGGAGGTGAGATTCGGGGCGGAGAGCTACAATGAGGTGGTGGATGCACTCGGGCAGAACGACATGCTACAGGATGCACTCAAGCTGTTCGACAGAATGCTTGCACAGCATGACCATCCGCTGAGAGTTGCGGTTGATGTTAGAAGCTTCAGCGTAATGGTGGATGCCTACTGCGCTGCTGGTAAGTTTGAGGATGCGATCGCGGTGTTCTGCAGGATGGGAGACTATAAGGTGGTACCGGATGTAGCAGCATATAACAATCTGATTCGGCATCTCGGGCTTAATCGGTTGGTAGATGAGGCAGAGGTGCTCCACAAGGAGATGGGGGAGCATAGTCTTGTTGCAGATGAGGAAACACATGTGCTGCTCATGGATGCGTGCTTCAGAGCTGATCGCCCTGATGATGGTGTCAGTTACTTCGACAAAATGTCTGAGTTGGGTTTGAAGCCTGAGGCATCGCACTATCATAAGATTGTTGATGGCTTGACTGGTTTAAGTTTGCTTGACAAGGCTCAGGAGTACTTTGATCAGATGAAGGAGAAGGAAATTAATCCAATCATTGCAACCTATGAGACACTGCTAAAGGCTTGCGTTGGAGTTACGCGGTTGGATGATGCAGCCAAGGTAGCAAAGGGTATTCTGTTGGATGAGAACGTGATTTTCACAGATGAGATGAGGGAGCTATTGGAAGGTGCATTGCGCGGAGAGGGCAGGGAAGAAGACATAGCAAAGCTGTATGAAGACGTGGAGAGGGAGAAGGCCGAAGCAGCGGTGCAGGCGGCAGAAGAGAAGGCAAGGGCAGAGGCACAGGCCAGGGAAGAGAGGGCGGCAAGGAGGGCAGAGGCTGCTGCCAAGGATGAGGCTGCGGCTAAAGCTAGTGCTGCTGCcattgaggctatccttggccatAGAAGGAGAACAGAGGGCGAGACAGAAGCATCTGCATCTACTCCGAATGCTCTTGATGGCGGGCTTCTCAGTAGGCTAGGCCTCAGGTCATCTGGAGAAGGTGTTCTTCAAGACATTCCTCCACTACGTGCTGAAACAAAAGGAGATGGTCAGGAATAA